In the Helianthus annuus cultivar XRQ/B chromosome 11, HanXRQr2.0-SUNRISE, whole genome shotgun sequence genome, one interval contains:
- the LOC110926708 gene encoding basic blue protein, with translation MAVGRGSARVAMAALCLLLVVLQCEVTQAATYVVGDDNGWSSNIGGWEEGKTFKADDILVFNYQQGAHNVVVVSEEGYDGCSATPSDKVYTSGNDQITLVKGLNNFICGFPGHCAAGMKLQISAS, from the exons ATGGCTGTGGGAAGAGGCAGTGCAAGGGTAGCAATGGCGGCGCTCTGTCTCCTACTGGTGGTGCTTCAATGCGAGGTAACTCAGGCTGCTACTTATGTTGTTGGCGATGACAATGGTTGGTCGTCTAACATCGGAGGTTGGGAGGAAGGCAAGACGTTCAAGGCCGACGACATCCTTG TGTTTAACTATCAACAAGGAGCACATAATGTTGTGGTAGTGAGCGAGGAAGGATATGATGGGTGCAGCGCCACCCCAAGCGACAAGGTGTACACAAGtggaaatgaccaaattacccttgtgAAGGGTCTTAACAACTTCATTTGTGGTTTCCCTGGTCATTGTGCTGCTGGCATGAAGCTTCAAATCTCTGCATCTTAA